From the genome of Streptomyces sp. NBC_01341, one region includes:
- a CDS encoding A/G-specific adenine glycosylase — MTATTSTQTPPASLHAPVIGWFEQHARDLPWRRPEAGAWGVMVSEFMLQQTPVNRVLPVYEQWMARWPRPADLAADAPGEAVRAWGRLGYPRRALRLHGAAQAITERHGGDVPSEHGQLLALPGIGEYTAAAVASFAYGQRHAVLDTNVRRVFARAATGIQYPPNATTAAERKLARALLPEEDERAARWAAATMELGALVCTAKNEDCTRCPIAEQCAWRLAGKPAHQGPPRRGQTYAGTDRQVRGRLLAVLRDAVTPVPQSALDSVWEEPVQRARALDGLVADGLVEPLANGRYRLPLT, encoded by the coding sequence ATGACTGCCACGACTTCGACACAGACGCCCCCCGCCTCCCTCCACGCGCCCGTCATCGGGTGGTTCGAGCAGCACGCCCGCGATCTGCCCTGGCGCCGCCCCGAAGCGGGCGCCTGGGGCGTGATGGTGAGCGAATTCATGCTGCAGCAGACCCCCGTGAACCGCGTCCTTCCGGTCTACGAGCAGTGGATGGCCCGCTGGCCGCGCCCCGCCGACCTGGCCGCCGACGCACCGGGCGAGGCCGTCCGCGCCTGGGGCCGGCTCGGCTACCCCCGGCGCGCGCTGCGCCTGCACGGGGCCGCCCAGGCGATAACGGAACGCCACGGCGGAGACGTGCCGAGCGAACACGGCCAGTTGCTCGCACTGCCCGGTATCGGTGAGTACACGGCCGCGGCCGTGGCCTCGTTCGCGTACGGGCAGCGTCACGCGGTACTGGACACCAACGTCCGCAGGGTGTTCGCCAGGGCGGCCACCGGCATCCAGTACCCGCCGAACGCCACCACCGCGGCGGAGCGCAAGCTCGCCCGTGCCCTGCTCCCCGAGGAGGACGAGCGCGCCGCGCGCTGGGCGGCGGCCACGATGGAGCTCGGCGCCCTGGTGTGCACCGCGAAGAACGAGGACTGCACCCGGTGCCCCATCGCGGAGCAGTGCGCCTGGCGGCTGGCCGGGAAGCCCGCCCACCAGGGGCCGCCCCGCCGCGGCCAGACCTACGCCGGTACGGACCGGCAGGTGCGGGGACGGCTGCTCGCGGTGCTGCGGGACGCGGTCACCCCGGTGCCGCAGTCCGCGCTGGACTCGGTGTGGGAGGAGCCCGTGCAGCGGGCACGGGCCCTGGACGGGCTCGTCGCCGACGGTCTGGTCGAGCCCCTGGCGAACGGCCGG